In Quercus robur chromosome 11, dhQueRobu3.1, whole genome shotgun sequence, the following proteins share a genomic window:
- the LOC126707270 gene encoding NADP-dependent D-sorbitol-6-phosphate dehydrogenase-like, whose protein sequence is MGQFGGPEEMAITLNNGFQMLIIGLGVWRMEKNEMRDLIINAIKIGYRHFDCAVHYKNEAELGEALAEAFRTGLVKREDIFITTKLWNSDHGHVVEACKDSLTKLQLDYLDLYLVHFPIATSHTGVGTTASALDENKELDIDTTISLETTWHDMEDLVSMGLVRSIGISNYDIFLTRDCLAYSKVKPAVNQFESHPYFQRDSLVKFCRKHGICATAHTPLGGSVANTELFGSDSCLDEPILIHCLRGLAKKYKKSVVQIVLRWNIQRNTVVIPKTSKLERLRENFQVFDFKLTKEDMDLIKTIDRKYRTYQPGKYWGIDVYA, encoded by the exons ATGGGTCAGTTTGGAGGGCCAGAAGAAATGGCAATTACACTCAACAATGGCTTCCAGATGCTGATAATCGGCCTAGGCGTTTGGCGcatggaaaaaaatgaaatgagagaCCTCATTATCAATGCCATCAAGATTGGTTATCGCCATTTCGACTGTGCTG TTCACTACAAGAATGAAGCAGAACTTGGGGAGGCACTTGCAGAAGCATTTCGGACTGGGCTTGTCAAGAGGGAAGATATTTTCATTACCACCAAG CTCTGGAATTCAGACCATGGACATGTTGTGGAGGCCTGTAAAGACAGTCTGACGAAGCTTCAGTTAGATTATCTGGATCTGTACCTTGTTCACTTCCCTATAGCCACCAGCCATACCG GAGTTGGCACAACTGCCAGTGCACTGGATGAGAATAAGGAGCTGGACATAGACACAACCATATCCTTGGAAACTACTTGGCATGATATGGAAGATCTTGTTTCCATGGGTCTGGTTCGTAGCATCGGGATCAG TAACTATGACATCTTTCTAACCAGAGATTGCTTAGCTTATTCCAAAGTAAAGCCAGCAGTGAACCAATTTGAAAGTCACCCTTACTTCCAGCGTGATTCTCTGGTTAAATTCTGTAGAAAGCATGGGATTTGTGCTACAGCCCACACTCCTCTAGGCGGTTCTGTGGCCAACACTGAATTGTTTGGTTCAGATTCATGTTTGGATGAGCCAATTCTCATACATTGCCTGAGA gGTCTGGCTAAGAAGTACAAAAAGAGTGTGGTTCAGATTGTTCTTCGGTGGAACATTCAAAGGAACACAGTTGTCATTCCAAAGACATCAAAACTTGAGAGACTCAGAGAGAATTTCCAAGTTTTTGATTTTAAGCTGACCAAAGAGGACATGGACTTGATCAAAACTATAGACAGGAAATATCGGACCTATCAACCCGGCAAGTATTGGGGCATAGATGTGtatgcataa
- the LOC126705654 gene encoding NADP-dependent D-sorbitol-6-phosphate dehydrogenase-like, whose protein sequence is MAVTLSSGFKMPLVGFGVWRVEGKDIKDLVINAIKIGYRHFDCAADYKNETEVGEALAGAFQSGLVKREDLFITTKLWNSDHGHVFEACKDSLKKLQLDYLDLYLVHFPVATKHTGVGTTDSALDEDGVLEIDTTISLETTWRAMEDLVSKGLVRSIGISNYDIFLTRDCLAYSKVKPAVNQIETHPYFQRDSLVKFCLKHGVSITAHTPLGGAAANTEWFGSVSCLDDPVLKGLAAKYKRTVAQIVLRWGIQRNTVVIPKTSNLKRLEENFQVFDFELTKEDMDQIKSLDRKHRTNTPGKFWGIDLYA, encoded by the exons atgGCTGTAACACTCAGCAGTGGGTTCAAGATGCCCTTAGTGGGCTTCGGTGTTTGGCGTGTGGAAGGCAAGGACATCAAGGACCTTGTTATCAATGCCATCAAAATTGGGTATCGCCATTTTGATTGTGCTG CTGATTACAAGAATGAAACCGAAGTTGGAGAGGCACTTGCAGGAGCATTTCAGTCCGGACTTGTGAAGAGAGAGGATCTTTTTATTACTACAAAG CTTTGGAATTCAGACCATGGTCATGTTTTTGAGGCCTGTAAAGACAGTTTGAAGAAGCTTCAGCTAGATTATCTGGATCTGTACCTTGTTCACTTCCCTGTAGCTACCAAGCATACCG GCGTGGGTACCACTGACAGTGCTTTGGATGAGGATGGTGTGCTGGAAATAGATACAACCATATCTCTTGAAACCACCTGGCGTGCTATGGAAGATCTGGTTTCCAAGGGTTTAGTTCGCAGCATTGGGATCAG CAACTACGATATCTTTCTAACTAGAGATTGCTTAGCTTACTCCAAAGTGAAGCCTGCTGTGAATCAAATCGAAACACATCCCTATTTTCAACGTGATTCCCTTGTCAAATTTTGTCTGAAGCATGGTGTTAGTATTACAGCTCACACTCCTCTAGGAGGTGCTGCAGCCAACACTGAATGGTTCGGTTCAGTGTCATGTTTGGATGATCCAGTTCTCAAA GGACTGGCTGCAAAATACAAAAGAACTGTGGCTCAGATTGTTCTTCGATGGGGCATCCAACGTAACACGGTCGTCATTCCAAAGACATCAAACCTTAAGAGATTGGAAGAGAATTTCCAAGTTTTTGACTTTGAGCTAACCAAGGAGGACATGGACCAGATTAAAAGTTTGGACAGGAAACATCGAACCAATACTCCTGGAAAGTTTTGGGGCATAGATTTGTATGCATAA
- the LOC126706074 gene encoding polyprenol reductase 2 — translation MEVGLVVLLRTAWIAGTLPILIALVPSSRLSWFRDLLLGFAKRGKLLQSSSKKFTVPQCFFCHFYVLAVVWTTFLLVTTWTYAYRTAPLVSEPFIYSSIPSYLTGGSPIFSWLNLRSTPMKQRYMVWRSVFLLLLMEVQVSRRLIETIYVFNYSPTARMHIFGYLTGLYFYTAAPLSLCCNFAPELYEFVTNRVAEFIVKGKNQMPAIEFDWWEFMNPLMKLGWRQWIGATIFFWGWIHQRRCHAILGSLRDQTEQVDEYVIPCGDWFESVSSPHYLAEIVIYAGLLVASGGADLTIWLLFGFVVVNLAFAAAETHRWYLRKFDNYPSNRFAIIPFLY, via the exons ATGGAAGTTGGGCTTGTTGTGTTGCTGAGGACGGCTTGGATTGCTGGGACTTTGCCTATTTTGATTGCTTTGGTACCGTCCTCTAGGCTCAGTTGGTTTCGTGATTTGCTTTTGGGATTTGCTAAGCGAGGGAAGCTCTTGCAGTCTTCGTCAAAG AAGTTCACTGTTCCTCAATGTTTCTTCTGTCATTTTTATGTGCTGGCTGTGGTGTGGACAACCTTCCTGCTTGTCACAACTTGGACGTATGCATACAGAACAGCGCCATTGGTTTCCGAGCCATTTATTTACTCTTCTATTCCCAGTTACTTGACTGGAGGTTCACCCATTTTTTCTTGGCTCAATTTGCGTTCAACGCCAATGAAGCAAAGATATATGGTCTGGCGATCTGTTTTTCTGCTTTTGTTGATGGAAGTTCAAGTTTCGAGACGCCTCATTGAGACAATATATGTGTTCAACTATAGCCCCACAGCTCGGATGCATATTTTTGGTTATCTTACTGGCCTATA TTTCTACACAGCAGCACCACTGTCACTTTGCTGCAATTTTGCACCAGAGTTGTATGAATTTGTGACAAATAGAGTGGCTGAATTCATCGTTAAAGGCAAGAATCAGATGCCGGCTATTGAATTTGATTGGTGGGAATTTATGAATCCTCTCATGAAGCTTGGATGGCGGCAATGGATTGGTGCTACTATATTTTTTTGGGGCTGGATTCATCAGCGCCGTTGTCATGCAATTCTT GGCTCGCTACGTGACCAGACAGAACAAGTTGACGAGTATGTAATCCCTTGTGGTGATTGGTTTGAAAGTGTTTCATCCCCGCATTATCTGGCTGAAatt GTCATATACGCTGGTCTTCTGGTTGCTAGTGGAGGAGCAGATCTCACAATCTGGTTACTTTTTGGATTTGTG GTGGTAAATTTGGCGtttgcagcagcagaaacacATAGGTGGTATCTTCGTAAATTTGACAATTACCCAAGCAACCGGTTTGCAATTATTCCATTTCTTTATTGA